A genomic segment from Equus quagga isolate Etosha38 unplaced genomic scaffold, UCLA_HA_Equagga_1.0 HiC_scaffold_1595_RagTag, whole genome shotgun sequence encodes:
- the LOC124232002 gene encoding olfactory receptor 10H4-like: MYLFTLLGNLLIMATIWSERSLHTPMYLFLCALSISEILFTVAVTPRMLVDMLSTHHSITFVACASQMFFSFTFGFTHSFLLMIMGYDRYVAICHPLCYNVLMSPRDCAHLVSWCWAGGSVMGMMVTVIVFHLTFCGSNMIHHFFCHVLSLLKLSCGKETSSVTLGVILVCVTALLGCLFIIFLSYVFIVSAILRIPSAEGRHKTFSTCVSHLTVVVVHYGFASIIYLKPKGPHSMDSNTLMATTYTVFTPFLSPIIFSLRNKELKNTIKKASSENSVSSAPDNLWVRNYGRKAEIFMSPKGCCKDSAE, translated from the coding sequence ATGTACCTGTTCACGTTGTTGGGGAACCTGCTCATCATGGCCACCATCTGGAGTGAGCGCAGCCTCCACACGCCCATGTACCTCTTCCTGTGCGCCCTCTCCATCTCTGAGATTCTGTTCACTGTGGCTGTCACCCCTCGCATGCTGGTGGACATGCTCTCCACCCATCACTCCATCACCTTTGTGGCCTGTGCCAGCCAGATGTTCTTCTCCTTCACGTTTGGCTTCACACACTCCTTCCTGCTCATGATCATGGGCTATGACCGCTACGTGGCCATCTGTCACCCCCTGTGCTACAATGTGCTCATGAGTCCCCGTGACTGTGCGCATCTTGTATCCTGGTGCTGGGCTGGTGGCTCAGTCATGGGGATGATGGTGACTGTAATAGTTTTTCACCTCACCTTCTGTGGGTCTAATATGATCCACCATTTTTTCTGCCACGTACTTTCCCTCTTGAAGTTGTCCTGTGGGAAGGAGACATCCTCTGTCACCTTGGGTGTGATCCTGGTGTGTGTCACGGCTCTGTTGGGCTGTTTGTTCATCATCTTCCTCTCCTATGTCTTCATCGTGTCTGCCATCTTGAGGATCCCCTCAGCTGAGGGCCGGCACAAGACCTTCTCCACATGTGTGTCCCACCTCACTGTGGTGGTCGTGCACTACGGTTTTGCCTCCATCATCTACCTCAAGCCCAAGGGCCCTCATTCAATGGACAGTAACACCCTGATGGCCACCACCTATACAGTCTTCACGCCCTTTCTTAGCCCAATCATTTTCAGCCTCAGGAATAAGGAGCTGAAGAATACCATAAAAAAAGCTTCCTCAGAAAATTCTGTCTCCTCCGCTCCTGACAATTTGTGGGTGAGGAACTAT